CTGTGGGCTCGTCCATGATCAGTAGCTCGGGTTCGTGAAGCAGTGCCACTCCGATGTTGAGCCTTCTTTTCATACCGCCCGAATACTTGTCCACGCGGTCCTTCAGCCTATCCTTGATACCGATGATCTCAGATACCACTTCAATCCGGTCCTTCAGATGCTGGCCTTTGAGCCCGTAGGCCTTTCCCCAGAACTTCATGTTGTCCATGCCGCTAAGCGTCGGATAAAGGGCTATTTCCTGAGGGACGATGCCAAGGTGCTTCTGTATCGCCTTTGGATTCTTGACGATATCTTTTCCGCCGTAGCTGATGGTGCCCCCGTTTGGGACGATTAAGGTCGAAATCATCGAAATCGTCGTCGATTTTCCTGCTCCATTGGGTCCGAGCAAGCCGATCAGGTCACCCTTTTCCACTTCAAAGCTTATTCCATCCACGGCTTTTAAAGTACCGTAGTTCTTTTTTAGGTTTTCAACCTTAAGTAACATCCTCTTCGCCTCCGTTATTCTTTATCGAAACTCTCCAGCAGTTTCGGGAGTTCCTCTTCTAGGTTTTCTAAAGGAATCATGTCTTTCTCATCCACATCCGGAAATTCTATAGAAACCGCATCACCAATTTTTCCTAGGGTCATATGCATGTCAAACCTAAATCCTGTGATAAAGCTTTCCTCATTCTCAAGACTGGCGACAAGGCTTAATCTTCTATCGATCACATAACCGTCGTGGTCCAGGTAATGGATGATCTCAAATTCCATGAGCTTAGTCGTATCGATCACTTTTTCAATCGCGCTCATCAGCTCTTCCTTTTTTAGTGGAGTTTCATTGGAAGACAGATAGGCGTCTATGTTTTCATCCTGCCCTAAAGCGCTTAGTGCTTCTTTTGCGAATTTCCTAAGTGCGGGATCGCTGATCCTCACTTCATATTTAGTCGCTTTCACAAGTCCGTCCGGAGTATCCATTACCGTATTCTCACCCCTAAAGACATCCTCTTCGCCAAAGCTTTCCCTATACGCCTTGTCGATACTTTTTAGCGTGTCCTCATCGAGCTGATATACCACAGCGCCTGAGAGGACCTCTTCATCCATACTCAACTCCTTGGGATTCAAGTAAACATATTTTCCTAAAAGCGGTATCTCGACTGTGACCCTATCGCTCGAAGCGACTACCTGACTGTCGATGCCTATACCGCCGAATACTGTGAAGATATCAAACTTGGTCCTGCCCGCTTCCTTGTCGAAGGTTTCTGTAAGCGTCAGTTCAATGTTGTTCATCGCCTTAAACAGCTCGATGTCCACGCCTTCCATCTTGGCCTCATCGACCTGAAGGCCGTAACCGATTTCCATTTCACGTACACCGCTTTGCACCTGGTCTGTCCTTTCGACCGCTTCAAGGTAATTGTCGTAGTCCTTGGACTGACACCCGACGAGTGCAAGTACCAATACTAATGCCAATAAAATCATGCCTGTGTTTTTCATAACCACACCTCCTGATACCAGTATAGGCTTTCCTCACGTGTCGCGAATCTCACAAAAGTCATTCGATTTATGGTTTAAACCATTACTTTTGTCACTACTGCGCCTCACATGGGCGTCCTTAGCCTACGACATTGTTATGAATCGCAAAAATTGCAAGCTGTGTCCGGTCTCTGAGTTCAAGCTTTGAGAGCATGCGTGTGATGTTGTTCTTTACCGTTCCCTCCGTGATAAAGAGCGACTTTGCGATTTCCTTATTGCTCTTCCCTTGACCGATCAGTTTCAAGATATCCACTTCTCTTTGGGTAAGCTCATCGATTATCGGATTCCTTACAGGCGCTTGGACTGTTCCTTTTAACCTTGCCATCACCGTTGTCGCAGCGTGTTCGTTAAGGAGTGTGCCGCCTCCGCTTACGGTCCTTATGGCGTTTGCAATCTCATCTGGCGCAGTATCCTTTAGCAGGTAGCCCGATGCGCCGTACTTGAGTGCGTCGAGTACGTAATTGTCGTCTAAGAAGGTGGTGAGCACCAGTACTTTAACCTCGGGGTACAGATCCTTGACCCTTTTGGTGGTTTCGACACCGTCAAGGTTAGGCATTTGTATGTCCATGACGACCACATCGCATGTCTGATTTTTCAGTTCAAAGAGCAGCGCCTCACCGTCCGGTGCGGTGGCGACCACTTCTAGGTCCTCTTCCATGTTGAGTATTGTCTTCAATCCGCTAAGCACGATGAGCTGGTCATCTGCTATCATTATTCTAATCATGGTCTCCCCCAAGCGGCAGTATCCCTTTTACGGTAAAGCCTTTGTCTGTTTCAAATTTGACGGCACCGGATAAGGCCTCAACCCGCTCTGTGATTCCCTTTAAACCGTACCCTTCACCAGAATCCTGTGCGCCTATTCCGTTGTCAGCGATGCTGAACACGATTCCGGCCTCTTCTTTGATGATGATGATCTGCACAAAGCTTGCATGGGCGTGCTTCGCGATATTTGTTAGCGACTCCTGAACCACCCTGAAGAGCGTCGTGACCGTTTGCTCATTTAGGTCTTCCTCTGGTACATCGATGGTCCTTATTATGGTCCAGTCACTCTTGCTCTCGAATTCAGAGATCAGGTTTTCGATCTCCTTTACACCCAAGCGCTCAGACGGCAGCCTTAAGGCGCTGACGACCTGTCTGATGTCACTTAGCCCTTTCTTCACAGAGGTTTTCGCCTGCTGCAGTATTGCTTTTAGCTCATCATCCTCAGACTTTCTTTGAGCCATTTCAAGCGACATCACCGTCGCTATCAAGTCGTGCCCGAGGGTGTCGTGTATCTCACGGGCGAGTCTTGTGCGTTCTTCCAGGGCGGCAAGCTCCTTGACCTGATCGGAATAGGCTTTGAGCTGCTTATGCGCCTTCAACAGTTCCTGGTAGAGCACTTCCTTCTCACTACGCTGGGCGTCGATCTCTTTAAAGAGTGAAAGGGCGACAATCAGCGAGATGCCTACAAGACCCAAAAACGCCGTTTGTGCGATGTTTCCAACGCTTAAGCTGATACTTAAAAGGTAGACGTATTTAAGCATGGATGCCGCCACGGCGGCTCCGGCAAGCAGATACCACTTCACACCAGCGACTCCGAATGTCATATCGATCAGGAGCGTGAGATAAGCGATATGGAAAAAGTAATTGACCACATAGCGCGACTGCATCTCTAAAATGACCAGCAACAGGATCTCTAAAACAAAGGTCATAAAAACACGCCTGTCCTCATGAAAGAAAACCCTGAAAACGTGCTGTAATACGATCAACCCGCACAATCCGAACAGGGTGAAAAAGCGAACCCCCTGAACATCGTCAAACCAGATTCCGATCATAAGCACAAGGGCGATCGGTAGAATATGTAATAATTTATTTTTTATCGGCATAAGAAAACCTCCTAATTCATTATAGCAGATATGGGAATGCATAAAGTGGACTTCCACATTTTCTTAAAGACGCTCCGCTCCAACTGCAAGGCAATCCTTCCTAGCCCTAATATCCTTCCTTGCATTTCAAGCGAAGCGCCTTAAAAGTACATGTTCAATTGAAAAATGCCAGCCAGCACCTAATGATCAGCCGCTAGCTAGCAAAAGAGTTGTATAAAAAGAACCCTTAGTGTGGTTTTCAAAATATGCACTGCTCCCAAAACTCTAAATCAGAGGATGTAAGAGAAGTGCCATCTATAAAACCACACTAAGGGTTGGTCATAACAATTCTTCATTCACCTAATAACTATCCGCCATTCATCAAATCTCACTCTCCCTCACCTTCTCCCTAAGACGCTCCGCTCCAAAAGCAAGGCAATAATCACTCACCTACCTATCCTTCCTTGCATTTCAAGCGCAGCACCTTAAAAGTATATGTTCAATTGAAAAATGCCAGCCAGCACCTAATGATCAGCCGCTAGCTAGCAAAAGAGTTGTATAAAAAGAACCCTTAGTGTGGTTTTGAAAATATGCACTGCTCCCAAAACTCTAAATCAGAGGATGTACGAGAAGTGCCATCTATAAAACCACACTAAGGGTTGGTCATAACAGTTCTTCATTCACCTAATAACTATCCGCCAGTCATCAAATCTCACTCTCCCTCACCTTCTCCCTAAGACGCTCCGCTCCAAAAGCAAGGCAATAATCACTCACCTACCTATCCTTCCTTGCATTTCAAGCGCAGCGCCTTAAAAGTATATGTTCAATTGAAAAATGCCAGCCAGCACCTAATGATCAGCCGCTAGCTAGCAAAAGAGTTGCATAAAAAGAACCCTTAGTGTGGTTTTCAAAATATGCACTGCTCCCAAAACTCTAAATCAGAGGATGTAAGAGAAGTGCCATCTATAAAACCACACTAAGGGTTGGTCATAACAATTCTTCATTCACCTAATAACTATCCGCCATTCATCAAATCTCACTCTCCCTAAGACGCTCCGCTCCAAAAGCAAGGCAATAATCACTCACCTACCTATCCTTCCTTGCATTTCAAGCGCAGCGCCTTAAAAGTACATGTTCAGATGAAAAGTTTCAGCTGGTTTCAAATGAGCAAAAACAATGTAATAAAAGAGTTGCATAAAAAGAACCCTTAGTGTGGTTTTATAATCAGTCCTCCTTTAAATACTCTGCAATCATACTATTGCAGAAAAAAAAAGCCATGCGGCTAGAATCCACATGGCTGATAGTACTCTTATAAGTCGTCAATATTGACCTTGGTGCTGCAGCTACCGCTCGAGCAGTCGCTCGGGCATCCGCTGCAGGATCCTTTTTTCGTGTTCTTGATGGTGTTTTTCACATTGATGGCGACAAGTATTCCTATTCCTACCGCCAGTAGAATTGTGATGAGTGTTCCCATTTGATTACCCCCAGATGAATGTTCCTACTTGATAGACTAGCATGGCTACAAACCAAGCTATCGCCAACTGATAAACCACTGAGAAACCTGTCCACTTCCAAGAGTTGGTCTCTTTCTTTATCGCTCCGATAACCGCCACACAAGGTGTGTAGAGTAGGACGAATACCAAGAAGGCATACGCAGCTATCGGTGTGAAAAACCCGCTCATGTTCTGGTAAAATCCTGCAGCTGTTATGTCCTCGGCAAAACCGAAGGCGATCGCCATGTTCGACACAACCACTTCCTTGGCTACAAGACCTGTCAAAAGAGAAAGACCGGCCTGCCATGAACCGAATCCGAGAGGCGTAAGGAAGTAGCCGATGACTCCCCCGATGGAGGCGCCGAAGCTCTCATTCATCTCGACCATTCCACTAAAGTTGAAGTTCATCACAAACCATAAGATAACAGAAGCCGCGAAAATGACGGTACCTGCCTTATATACATAACCTTTTACACGTTCCCATACGTGAATCAAAAGCGATTTCACACTTGGAAGCCTGTAAGGGGGAATCTCCATTACAAAATGGGATTCTCCGGCCTTTAGAATTGTTTTTCTTAAGACAAACGCCGCAAGCAGCGCGATGACGATTCCTAAAAAGTATAACGAGCCCATGATAAGCGTTTCGTTGCCTGGGAAGAATGCTCCTGCAAACAGAACATATACAGGAAGTCTAGCACCACATGACATGAAGGGATTGATTAGAATCGTGAGCAACCTGTCCTTTTCGTTATCTAGGGTTCTTGTCGCCATGATCGCAGGCACATTACATCCGAACCCTAAGATCATTGGAATGAAAGCTTTGCCGTTGAGTCCGACTCTTCTTAAGTACTTGTCCATGATAAAGGCGACACGCGCCATATAGCCAGAATCCTCAAGAAAAGAGATTGCGATGAACATGATTGCGATATTGGGCACGAAGGTAAGGACTCCGCCTACACCCCCGATGATCCCATCCACGACAAGGGCTCTCATCCATTCGGCGACACCCATGGTGATAAATGCCTCACTGACCCAAACACTGAGATAGTCGCTAAAGAACACGTCGATGTAATCAAGTCCGATGTTACCTAAATCAAAGGTCAGTTTGAACACGCCAAGCATCACCAGGATAAACATGGGAATCCCGAATACAGGATTTAACATCAGCGTATCCACCGCATCCGAAAGCTTATGGAAATTTCTGTTTTTTATGAAAAAATGATTTCTTGTGATGATTTCAACAGAATCGTATCGTTCCTTGGTCACCGCTTCTGTGATGTTCTGGAGTCCGTCCATCTTGATATTGTGCGTCAGAATAAAGGACTCATCTCCATCGATCACACGTAGCGCGTCTTTTCTCTGAGGTAATTGCATCTGAAGCTTTTCAATCGCATCTTCCACTTTCTTTGAGTAGACCGGCGCCACCGGACGGTAGGCTACTTTGCCTTCAGCAAGTGCGATGACACGTTCCATCACTTCTTCAAGTCCGCGCTTCTTTACAGCTACAATCGGTACGAAGTCCACTGCGAGCCTCTCGCTTAAACCATCAATATCTATCGTACCACCTGTTTTTTCAACCTCATCCATCATGTTGAGCGCAACCACCATCGGCGTGCCTGTTTCAATGATCTGGGTCGTCAAATAAAGGTTCCTCTCCAGTGCCGACGCGTCAACGATATTGATTACGACATCG
The window above is part of the Fusibacter sp. A1 genome. Proteins encoded here:
- a CDS encoding ABC transporter ATP-binding protein — its product is MLLKVENLKKNYGTLKAVDGISFEVEKGDLIGLLGPNGAGKSTTISMISTLIVPNGGTISYGGKDIVKNPKAIQKHLGIVPQEIALYPTLSGMDNMKFWGKAYGLKGQHLKDRIEVVSEIIGIKDRLKDRVDKYSGGMKRRLNIGVALLHEPELLIMDEPTVGIDPQSRNHILETVKELNRQGMTIIYTSHYMEEVEFLCDKISIMDKGKVIASGTKEELLELVPHNELLTVTFDRIEDDLLGILKGIKGVSEVKRKENKVEMIVEENNILKRMIETLQDTEYEVLSIDIEKANLETVFLQLTGKALRD
- a CDS encoding FeoB-associated Cys-rich membrane protein, which gives rise to MGTLITILLAVGIGILVAINVKNTIKNTKKGSCSGCPSDCSSGSCSTKVNIDDL
- a CDS encoding sensor histidine kinase, with amino-acid sequence MPIKNKLLHILPIALVLMIGIWFDDVQGVRFFTLFGLCGLIVLQHVFRVFFHEDRRVFMTFVLEILLLVILEMQSRYVVNYFFHIAYLTLLIDMTFGVAGVKWYLLAGAAVAASMLKYVYLLSISLSVGNIAQTAFLGLVGISLIVALSLFKEIDAQRSEKEVLYQELLKAHKQLKAYSDQVKELAALEERTRLAREIHDTLGHDLIATVMSLEMAQRKSEDDELKAILQQAKTSVKKGLSDIRQVVSALRLPSERLGVKEIENLISEFESKSDWTIIRTIDVPEEDLNEQTVTTLFRVVQESLTNIAKHAHASFVQIIIIKEEAGIVFSIADNGIGAQDSGEGYGLKGITERVEALSGAVKFETDKGFTVKGILPLGGDHD
- a CDS encoding response regulator transcription factor, which codes for MIRIMIADDQLIVLSGLKTILNMEEDLEVVATAPDGEALLFELKNQTCDVVVMDIQMPNLDGVETTKRVKDLYPEVKVLVLTTFLDDNYVLDALKYGASGYLLKDTAPDEIANAIRTVSGGGTLLNEHAATTVMARLKGTVQAPVRNPIIDELTQREVDILKLIGQGKSNKEIAKSLFITEGTVKNNITRMLSKLELRDRTQLAIFAIHNNVVG
- the feoB gene encoding ferrous iron transport protein B; translation: MSTIRVALAGNPNCGKTTLFNAYTGAKHYVGNWAGVTVEKKSGEYRYGDYTIEVIDLPGTYSLSPNSLEEKIARDFIMSDAVDVVINIVDASALERNLYLTTQIIETGTPMVVALNMMDEVEKTGGTIDIDGLSERLAVDFVPIVAVKKRGLEEVMERVIALAEGKVAYRPVAPVYSKKVEDAIEKLQMQLPQRKDALRVIDGDESFILTHNIKMDGLQNITEAVTKERYDSVEIITRNHFFIKNRNFHKLSDAVDTLMLNPVFGIPMFILVMLGVFKLTFDLGNIGLDYIDVFFSDYLSVWVSEAFITMGVAEWMRALVVDGIIGGVGGVLTFVPNIAIMFIAISFLEDSGYMARVAFIMDKYLRRVGLNGKAFIPMILGFGCNVPAIMATRTLDNEKDRLLTILINPFMSCGARLPVYVLFAGAFFPGNETLIMGSLYFLGIVIALLAAFVLRKTILKAGESHFVMEIPPYRLPSVKSLLIHVWERVKGYVYKAGTVIFAASVILWFVMNFNFSGMVEMNESFGASIGGVIGYFLTPLGFGSWQAGLSLLTGLVAKEVVVSNMAIAFGFAEDITAAGFYQNMSGFFTPIAAYAFLVFVLLYTPCVAVIGAIKKETNSWKWTGFSVVYQLAIAWFVAMLVYQVGTFIWG